In Oncorhynchus masou masou isolate Uvic2021 chromosome 11, UVic_Omas_1.1, whole genome shotgun sequence, the genomic stretch atcaatcCAATCAAAGCTAactgtagatataatgtgatttgatgtcattttatctgtggccaatgacctagAGCCTTGGATGGGTACTTCTAATTGCAGCACaaaaggggcttgaattttcaagctctacccttagacttggtggTGATgcagtgtccccatgagtggCAGAATACTGAGACAAATCATGGCGCAATGTTCCGTATTTTCTACTGGCTtgtcccaccaccacagaaagcactgagctaggatgaaacacctgcattttggatcTGCCTTACTgattgcaaactgatatgtgacacacaTTAATGACAAAATAAAATGCAAAACAGTCAAGGCCCCTCAGAAAAAAGTGATTTTATTGAATTTTGTTGCTAAAAATTCCCAAAGGCTGGAGCATCGGCTTTCTTGTCCTTCTCCAACTTCTCTTCCATCGCACTCACTTCATAGCCtcttgctttagctactgtcatggagttcaGTAAATATTGTTataaagaaactgataaaacacacaggtacaaaatcaaggtgacttacaaagatatagagcaagagagggagtgcgGTGATGTCCACAATGaaagaatcattgtggaatctgaaaagacacaTATCCGGAAAGCAAGATGGTGTACTTCATGCATGCATATGCTATAAGTAAGGAATTAGGTGGGTAGCTAATTAAgtgtcattgtagcaaagtatttgTAAACAAAAAATCACATCTCTTAAAGGTTTCCTACATTTTTGTTCTATTATTTATAGGTCATACTTGATTTTGGCCCAATAGGCCTGGCATATTTCAACTTTCAAGGAGCTTTTTTTTGTTGATTGGGTTATTTAAAAACATTAGACTTACCTATAGAGGAAAAAAATACTCTGAATCCCTGCCCATCCTGGCAAGAGTGGCCAAAAGGGTGTTTAGtatccccagtggctctgcaaccatggagaggatATTCTCTCTCAAGGTACCATCgcatgagcctgaagccacagactcTGGCCAAACTGGTGTttcaaaaaaatgtattcaaGGGCACTGAGCCTAATAAGGCATTTTTCATTTATTGTGTATTTATTTCTAAGTAAGTCACAGCCTATACGCGCAATTTATAGACTAATGATTTAATACAACTAAATGTTTAAATGCTGAGCGAGTAATGTCCCTGACTGCCTACCAGCCTAGTGTGTCGCACTCACAAATGCTTCACATTGTATTTCTTTGTAGGTTATCGCCttgaaataatatagcctaaatatttCATTTATGTTCCTTCTCAGGCTCCCTGTCAAGTTCCTGACCTATTTTaaagtgtttatatgctgtttaatatggcaagtagcctatttgaaatgatgAGTGCTTCTTACATTAATATTTTCATGTTTATTAAAATACTTTCATTCAAGCATATGGTTTGGTGTCAATACTTCAAACCCAAATGGTAGCTCCAGGTAGTCACaaaaatagatgggtgttggttcaattgtgattttaatgaatggagcgAATTTGGAGCAGTAGTTATTCTGTGAGCGTGGAGCGGTTTTTAGCGGAGAAGAAAGGACATGGATGTGAGCAGCTCCACCACTCACACTGCTCACATACTCTGGACCGTGTGTCTCTGGATAGTATGCAGGAACTGGCTGGCCGTGAGATTAGTATGCACTGAAACACTCAGAccgacactacatgaccaaaagtatgtggacactatcaaacatctcattccaaaatcatgggcattaatatgtagttggtccccccctttgctgctacaacagcctccactcttctgggaaggctttccactagatgttggaacattgctgcggggacttgcttccattcagccacaagcattagtgtGGTCGGGAACTGATGTCAGgtgattagacctggctcgcagtcggcaatccaattcatcccaaaggtgttcgttagggtcagggctctgtgcaggtcagtcaagttcttccccaccgatctcaacaaaccatttctgtatggacctcactttgtgcacaggggaattgtaatgctgaaacaagaaagggccttccccaaaccgttgccacgaagttggaagcacagaattgtctagaatgtcattgtatgctgtagcgttaagatttcccttcactggaactaagggacctagccaGACCCtttgaaaaacaaccccagaccattattcctcctccaccaaacgttacagttggcaATATGATTTGGGGCAAGTAACATTCTCTTGCCATCCGCctaacccagattcgtccatcggactacCAGATGGCGAAGCATGATTTATCAcgccagagtccaatggcagcgagctttacatcacttcagccaatgcttggcattgcacatggtgatctgaggcttgtgtgtggctgtcatggaaacctatttcatgatgcccccgacgaacagttattgcgctaaagttgcttccagaggcagtttggaactctgtagtgagtgttgcaaccaaggacagacgatttttacgagcTACGCGCTTCAACACTTGGAGGTCCTgttctgtgagattgtgtggcctaccactttgcggctgagccattgttgctcatAGACATTTCCCCTTCAGAGTAACAGGATTTACAGTTGACCAAGGCAGCATCAGGAGGGCagaattttttaaatacatttttttaaactctgTTTAttaagttacacacacacacacacacagacaagacaacacaaagcaatataaataatatactcaactagaaaagaataaaaaaataaacgttAAAGGGCAATCTATAGTACAGGGACAGAGCAAACacctcaccattgttcctgtaaacaGTTAAGGGATGAgggtggagaaatgcaaccactcacagacagtcatggccacagaccgaccatccactggaccaaaaataaagtttacaatgctttaaaataaaaaaaattagaaTGAATATTCATGTAGGCGTGaagaaaatgtaaaaataacTGAAAAACAAgctcactgtcacgccctggccttagtattctgtgttttctttatatttgtggttaggccagggtgtgacatgggtgattatgtGTTTCACTTGTTTTGGTGGttttgtagattgatggggttgtgttcagtggaGTATTATAGggaagtctatggttgcctagagtggttctcaatcagaggcaggtgtttatcgttgtctctgattgggaaccatatttaggcagccatattcattgggtattttgtgggtgattgtcccggTTTTGGTTTTTCCAcggtttcttattttgtataCAATTATTGTTCATGGTATTTATTAAAGATGTTCAAccacaaccacgctgcattttggtcctctctttcccaggaagaaaaccgtaacactcACACTTCAGTCTCTGCCCGGGCAAGATGAACAAGGCATCTGTGGGTCATAATCAATAAGCACATGGACcttaatgcccccccccccccccagcccagccagcaggAGGTCATGGGCCTCAGGGTCATTGGCTCCATCTTCAACATCATGGTCATTGCCATCAACCACTACTGCTACATTTGCCACAGCCTGCACTACAACCGCCTGTTCAGCACCAGGAACACCTGCTGCTACCTGGGCATCACCTGGCTGCTCACTGCCATGGTCACGGTGCACAACGTCTTTGTGGGCTCACTGCAGTACGACCCATGCATCTACTCCTGCACCTTCGCCCagactgcagctcctactacaccATCTCTGTGGTGCTCATCCACTTCCTGGTGCCCCTCTCGGTGGTCTGTTATTGCTACCTGAGGATCTGGGTGTTAGTCATCCAGGTGAAACAAAGGGTGAAACCAAATGACGAGCAGAAACTAAAGCCCAGCGACCTTCACAACTTCTTGACTATGTTTGTCGTGTTCCTATTGTTTGCTGTGTGCTGGGGACCACTCATCTTTATTGGCCTGGCAGTGGCCACTGACCCGGAAGGGTGTCTCAATGCTGTCATCTACGGGCTACTCAATCAGAACTTTCGTAAGGAATACCAGCGCATCTTCCTGTGGCTGTGCACCGCTCTAACAGTTTTTGTGGAAGGCTCCAGGTGTGGGACTGAGGGATTTATAAGAACAACAAGTAAACAGTCACATGTAGTGTCAAACAGCAATCAGGCCGAGGGTGAACCTGTAGGTGAATAGCAAATGACTGTTCACTTACTCCTTTAAAATACTATGAAATGGAGcaagaaaaatgtatttgatcAAATTATAAATGTGTTAAATTAAACATCTAACCTGTatacagtggtgggaaaagtacccaattgtcatacttgagtaaaagtataaatatatagatatgttttaatagaaagttacttgggtaaaagtgaaagtcacccagtaaaatactacttgagtaaaagtttaaaaaaagaagtatttggttctaaatatacttaagtatcaaaagtaaatgtaatttctaaaatatacttaagtagaaatgtcaaattccttatattaagcaaagcagatttTATTGATTTtaaaatttacagatagccagaggtacactccaaaactcagacataatttacatacgattcatttgtgtttagtgagtctgccagatcagagggagtagggatgtccacgtgttctcttgataagtgcgtaaATTGGACcatgttcctgtcctgctaaacattcaaCATGCACAGAGT encodes the following:
- the mtnr1c gene encoding LOW QUALITY PROTEIN: melatonin receptor type 1C (The sequence of the model RefSeq protein was modified relative to this genomic sequence to represent the inferred CDS: inserted 1 base in 1 codon), with the translated sequence MDLNAPPPPQPSQQEVMGLRVIGSIFNIMVIAINHYCYICHSLHYNRLFSTRNTCCYLGITWLLTAMVTVHNVFVGSLQYDPCIYSCTFAQTXSSYYTISVVLIHFLVPLSVVCYCYLRIWVLVIQVKQRVKPNDEQKLKPSDLHNFLTMFVVFLLFAVCWGPLIFIGLAVATDPEGCLNAVIYGLLNQNFRKEYQRIFLWLCTALTVFVEGSRCGTEGFIRTTSKQSHVVSNSNQAEGEPVGE